One segment of Candidatus Nitrospira nitrosa DNA contains the following:
- a CDS encoding ATP-binding protein, with protein sequence MTTATPQTKPAPETLLQRTLNAALNEIGTDSVLAAIFHQENGPLVEHASRGFTPRDVQAILRTLSTQNAAALSPNTADSDSGRTVHLRLITPGAKSLLVVPLRHLTRIYGCLVIGRKEGAAFSKKDRSQLDQMCEGMTKALDREGLFNTAAVLSRPYVTQEAAPPQPAGGDLFPPMIKHFSPELQAKVEAVLTEANQSVAYDRAWACYYDPLAGNVEVLGVVGDVKADQRDAKKDLKPGQRLTLDSSAAGWAVRHRKPRVDHDLASTQGRFLDHKQLFKDRFQSSLVIPFFVKGQVGGTLTLGAKDPERYQTTDARTLEPTIVQLADLLQTPAPQAPAPAPPTEIGSPSPQSVSSTPSEPSIRKQERQSAIGEFSAFLATEIREPLASIRSQLEEVTGEGILDFDPQTRVENAMRDLIRIEAILNEILDFAKPLELNRHLCRIPEVLESALVVVGTDLEATRIQVTKDYANIIAPVRGDEAKLQQAFLSIFRNACEAMSPGGHLAIAVTQHRAGRGFEVQILIKNNGVPIPAEIVDKVFEPFFTTKRSGIGLGLPSVKKIIEEHHGTIAIGSATDEGTTVTIRLPGVSRGPAFRHRGRGRRPPRRPG encoded by the coding sequence ATGACCACGGCGACTCCTCAAACGAAACCGGCTCCGGAAACACTTCTTCAACGGACGTTGAATGCCGCGCTGAATGAGATCGGCACGGATTCGGTGTTGGCGGCAATCTTCCATCAGGAAAACGGCCCTCTCGTTGAGCATGCCTCACGTGGGTTTACACCTCGAGATGTTCAAGCTATTCTTCGTACCCTTTCGACACAAAACGCCGCAGCCCTGAGCCCAAACACAGCGGATTCCGACAGTGGGCGCACCGTCCATTTGCGGTTGATTACACCCGGCGCCAAGTCCTTGCTCGTCGTGCCACTGCGCCATCTCACTCGTATATACGGCTGTCTGGTGATCGGCAGGAAAGAAGGCGCGGCCTTTTCCAAGAAAGACCGATCACAGCTAGACCAAATGTGTGAGGGGATGACCAAAGCATTGGATCGCGAGGGCTTGTTCAATACCGCTGCGGTGCTCAGCCGTCCGTACGTGACGCAGGAAGCCGCGCCTCCCCAACCAGCTGGAGGCGACTTGTTTCCGCCCATGATCAAGCACTTCTCGCCGGAGCTGCAGGCGAAAGTTGAGGCAGTCCTCACGGAAGCCAACCAGTCCGTGGCCTACGACCGAGCCTGGGCCTGTTACTACGATCCGCTGGCGGGAAATGTGGAAGTCTTGGGAGTTGTTGGTGATGTCAAGGCTGATCAACGGGACGCGAAGAAGGACCTGAAGCCCGGTCAACGTCTCACGCTGGATAGTTCTGCCGCCGGATGGGCCGTGCGCCACCGCAAGCCGCGCGTGGATCATGACCTGGCCTCCACTCAGGGCCGCTTTCTCGATCACAAACAGCTTTTTAAGGACCGCTTTCAGTCATCCCTCGTCATCCCATTTTTCGTCAAAGGGCAAGTCGGCGGCACCCTCACGCTGGGGGCAAAGGATCCGGAACGCTATCAAACGACCGATGCCCGCACGCTGGAACCTACGATCGTTCAACTTGCCGATCTCTTACAAACACCGGCGCCTCAAGCCCCAGCCCCGGCTCCACCCACTGAGATTGGGTCACCAAGTCCTCAGTCCGTTTCCTCGACACCTTCCGAGCCGAGTATCAGAAAGCAAGAACGCCAATCGGCAATCGGGGAGTTCAGTGCATTTTTGGCGACGGAGATCCGTGAACCTTTGGCCTCTATACGATCACAATTGGAAGAAGTGACCGGTGAGGGGATTCTTGATTTCGATCCTCAGACACGGGTGGAAAACGCCATGCGCGACTTGATCCGGATCGAGGCGATCCTTAACGAAATCCTCGATTTCGCCAAGCCGCTGGAGCTAAACCGGCATCTCTGCCGAATTCCAGAAGTGCTTGAGAGCGCGTTGGTGGTAGTCGGAACCGATCTTGAGGCAACCCGCATTCAAGTCACGAAAGACTATGCCAACATCATCGCTCCCGTGCGTGGTGATGAAGCGAAGCTTCAGCAGGCCTTCTTGAGCATTTTCAGAAACGCCTGCGAGGCCATGTCTCCAGGTGGTCATCTCGCGATCGCCGTCACACAACATCGGGCTGGGCGCGGATTCGAGGTGCAAATTCTGATCAAGAACAACGGGGTGCCCATCCCGGCTGAAATCGTGGATAAAGTCTTCGAGCCGTTTTTCACGACGAAGCGGTCGGGCATCGGGCTAGGACTGCCCAGCGTCAAGAAAATCATCGAGGAACACCATGGGACGATTGCGATCGGCAGTGCGACCGATGAAGGCACTACTGTGACCATCCGCCTCCCTGGTGTCAGTCGAGGACCAGCGTTCCGCCACCGTGGACGAGGTCGGCGACCTCCGCGCCGTCCAGGTTGA